In candidate division KSB1 bacterium, the sequence CCCTCTGCTTTGAGCTGAAGCAGTCCGAATATGTGCGCATCGCCGTGTTCAATCTGCTGGGAGAGGAAGTCGAGACGCTGCTCGATGCACGGCTCGACGCGGGCAGCCATCGGCTTTCTTGGTCGGCCGAAGGGTTGACTTCCGGCGTCTATTGGATAAAATTCACAGTTGCCGGGCAGGTGCAGCTCGTAAAGGCGGCCTTGATCAAATAAACCGAGCTTCGAAGATCCGGACGCGCCCTTTAGGGGGTGTTGAAAAGAAAAGAAATTTCAGCCGCCTGCTCCGAGACGGGGCGGTCATAGCGGATAACGACCACCTGATAACCGCGGGCCCGCAATTCCGCGCGGACGGCTTCATCCCGCCGGCGCTGCTCGGGTTGGTCATGGAAGCTGCCGTCGCAAAAGACGCAGATATTCGGCTCGTAGAAAAAGTCCGCGACGCAGTCGGCTTCCGGGACGGCGCGCTGGGCGTCATCCGGCAGGCGATAGCCTCCGGCGGCAAGCGCCTCCAGGAAGCGGCGCTCCAGTTCCGAGCGGGCATCGGTGAGCGAGCGCAGTTGGGCCAGGTGGTCCATGTAGGTCTGTTCGGAAACGCGCAGCAGGACGCGGCTGTGGGTCAGATCGAGCAGGGTTTGGCGTACCCGGCGGCGATCAATGAAAAAGGCTTCCAATTGATTGCTGTAGCTGAGCAGGCACTCATAGCAGGCGGCGATGCATTCCGGCTTTAGGTCTTGTCCGTTTTCATCGTAATGAGCGCGCTCGAGCGCGGCGCGGGCGACCTCGGCAAAGGCGTTCGGTTCTTCGACCAGGCGGCGCAGGACGCCGCTTCCGCCCTCTGAGGTCTCGTAGAACAGGATGGCGCGCTGTTCGTCCTGGCCGATGCACTCGGCAGCCAGTTCGCTCTCTTCCAGTTGATAGGCCTGCTCCAGGCCCCGTTGTAAAGCGATGCGAAATGTAGTTTCAACCGCTCGATCCTTAAATATTTTCGGATCGGCGGGACGGAGCAGGAGCAGGTTTTGCGTTTCCTGCACGCACAGGCGGACGGTTTCGATGCTTTTTATACGAGTTGGGAAATTTTCGCTGTCGGTCAAGATATCACCGCTTTCAAAATCGATTTGAAAACCCTCCGTGCGCGCAGCCCGGGAACCGTGATTGACGCGCAGCAGCGTGGCAGAGGGGGCATAGGTGAGGGTGAAGAGGGGGGAGGATGAGAAGGAAGATGGGGCGAAGGGAAGAATGTCGGCAGTGAGGAGGGGTGAGGCGGGGGAGAATTGGTAAAAGGTTTCGATTTTATAGCCGCGGCGGCGGCGTTCTTCTTCGTTAGAGGTGATGCGTTCACGACGACGAGTGCGGACGTTCGGCATATCCAACAACACAGCAATCAGGCTGTTGTCTGCGTTAAAGCGGGTATTGCAGGCCGGGCACAGGTCAAGGGCAGGTTCGCAGAACGCGCCGCAGGTGTAACACAGGTGCAATTGACGGCGGCGTTCATTCAGGCCGCCGGGCGGAGATTGGAAGCCGACGATTTCCCAGCGTGAGCCTTCGTGATAGATAAAGTTGCCGGGAGCAAATTCGCGCAGGGCGAGGAAACGGGCGCGGGAGATGAATTCACCTTCGCCGCGCGGCACCCAGGCCCGCACCGGCAGGGCCGGGAAATTGTAGCCGGGCAGAAAACCCTCGCTCGCCAGATAGCGGTAGGGGTAGAAATCGCTCTCTTCGCGACCGACATCTACCTGAAGCAGCAGATTCAGCTGACGCCGAGCTTCATCCTGTTTTCTTTTGGCGCGTTCCTGATCTTCTTTTTTGCGGGCACGATCCTCTTCGGCGCGGGCCTCGTCTCTTTGGCGTTTGGCCGCCCGATAGAGTTCGCGCCAGCGGTCAAAAGCGCGGTCAAACGCTTGCGGGGCTTCTTCGATGATGCGGTTAAGCCGATCCTCGGAGTACAATCGGGCGGAACGGAGCCAGGCCTCATCGGCCTGCAGGGCGCGGCGCATCCGTTCACGCAACCGGTGACGGGTAGAGTCGTTCAACTGAATGGCCGCCTGCACCTCCGGTCGTAATGGTAAGGCATCCTGAGCGGTATCGATAACCTCTTCTATGGATTGGCGCAGAGGCAGGCGGATTTCCGCCAGCCAGAGAGCGTGCAGGTGGGCGCGCAAGAGACTTTCGTTTGCCAGGTCGAGTTTAGGCGGGCGTATGGTTCCCGCCACCATTTCCTGACGATGATGAAAGAAATATTGGTCGTGCGGGTTGATGGCGCCGCAGTAGGTAAAGATGAGTCCGGCTTGTCCCTGCCGCCCGGCGCGGCCGCTGCGCTGGGCATAGTTGGCGGGAGTAGGCGGCACGTTGCGCAGGTGCACCATGTCCAGGTCGGCGATGTCGATGCCCAGTTCCATCGTCGGCGAGCAGACCAGGTAGGGCAGGCGGCGGCCCAATTCGATTTCTTTGCGCGTATCGCTGTCTTGCCAGCGGAAGCGGCGCTCGCGGCGCTCGCGTTCGCCGGCGGCGACTACCTGTGCGGTGTGTTCGCGGGCTTCCAACCCAACCAGTTCAACGGCGGCCTCCTGGTAAAAACACTGAAAGAAGGCGTTGACCGGACGGCGGCGATTGACATAGGCTTCCGCTGCGGCGCGGCGGGTGTAGAGCGGATCGAGGGGAGGCGGCGTGCCGTCCCCGAGCTGCCAGCGCAGACAAGCCGCGTCCAGTTGGAAACGCTGATGGTCGTCGATCGGGTCGAGGCGCGCCAAAAGACCGTGCTGCACCAGCCGATCCAGAAGGGTTTCCATCACCTGGCGGTAGGCTTCGCTTGTC encodes:
- a CDS encoding DEAD/DEAH box helicase, with amino-acid sequence MTTVFDLHSAVLREYRDFVRSFFFIADRRIREYIDRVLDEEAHLWPDFLLQVSPSYQRGSSVDDLAQSGVLHPETARIFRTPHGKAYRLYRHQEQAVEKARRGESYVVTSGTGSGKSLAYFIPIVDSILRRPAADKTVALIVYPMNALVNSQLQALETLKAGYQDRTGLPFPITFAKYTGETGDDARQMMRQHPPHILLTNYMMAELMLVRPEDLRFLDAAGGGLRFLVFDELHTYRGWQGADVAMLIRRLKERAAAPDLIHAGTSATMVAERDASPLQRRQAVAEFASRFFGHPFTEADIIEETLVPFTQGGLPTPDELRAALSSLPSPLSLLPSSPSLLDYQTHPLSRWLEHTFGLQPEPEGGYKRRIPISLSEAAVQLAGQTELDPKICEQALRTWLALGGQIRREEDAPAFAFKLHQFISQGRALYATPESADKREFSLEGQVQADEGRIFLPVKFCRQCGQEYYHVLQSDERFWPHPLDIFEEMDEAYHPGYLMLAPEENDWNEDYLPEEWRDANGSVKRDVRNRVPRPLWVRPDGTFSTSPQSDGVKMWHQPEPFGLCLNCGEFYTRKEDEFRKLATLSSEARSSATTVLAVSLLRQAARTGAARDKLLTFTDNRQDASLQAGHFNDFVHFAVMRSALVAALREHNQLTPDRVAQETVSVLQRGFSVREIARTPELDPASSAAREVWQTFTELTEYRLYEDLRRGWRVIQPNLEELGLLRIEYRGLEELCAREEVWSFHPSFADLTPQERRILLRPLLDQFRRKLAINARILQEQAQSQLRRRCEQYLNEFWGLDPEGNELRQANCFVLTGKSLQPTDGFSLGANSTLGRYLRRQCGLTSEAYRQVMETLLDRLVQHGLLARLDPIDDHQRFQLDAACLRWQLGDGTPPPLDPLYTRRAAAEAYVNRRRPVNAFFQCFYQEAAVELVGLEAREHTAQVVAAGERERRERRFRWQDSDTRKEIELGRRLPYLVCSPTMELGIDIADLDMVHLRNVPPTPANYAQRSGRAGRQGQAGLIFTYCGAINPHDQYFFHHRQEMVAGTIRPPKLDLANESLLRAHLHALWLAEIRLPLRQSIEEVIDTAQDALPLRPEVQAAIQLNDSTRHRLRERMRRALQADEAWLRSARLYSEDRLNRIIEEAPQAFDRAFDRWRELYRAAKRQRDEARAEEDRARKKEDQERAKRKQDEARRQLNLLLQVDVGREESDFYPYRYLASEGFLPGYNFPALPVRAWVPRGEGEFISRARFLALREFAPGNFIYHEGSRWEIVGFQSPPGGLNERRRQLHLCYTCGAFCEPALDLCPACNTRFNADNSLIAVLLDMPNVRTRRRERITSNEEERRRRGYKIETFYQFSPASPLLTADILPFAPSSFSSSPLFTLTYAPSATLLRVNHGSRAARTEGFQIDFESGDILTDSENFPTRIKSIETVRLCVQETQNLLLLRPADPKIFKDRAVETTFRIALQRGLEQAYQLEESELAAECIGQDEQRAILFYETSEGGSGVLRRLVEEPNAFAEVARAALERAHYDENGQDLKPECIAACYECLLSYSNQLEAFFIDRRRVRQTLLDLTHSRVLLRVSEQTYMDHLAQLRSLTDARSELERRFLEALAAGGYRLPDDAQRAVPEADCVADFFYEPNICVFCDGSFHDQPEQRRRDEAVRAELRARGYQVVVIRYDRPVSEQAAEISFLFNTP